The Anopheles maculipalpis chromosome 3RL, idAnoMacuDA_375_x, whole genome shotgun sequence genomic sequence gagagagagagagagagaagagagaaacTTGTGCATAGACGAACACACAAACCCCCATTACCAAATAAATCCGTAGCCGTAGATTTGTATTATTGATCGTGATAATCCTGCACTGgagatgcacacacacacaccatctcCAGTCGGTCTATACCGGAGTAGTGGCAGTAGTTGGGGCGCATCAGCATTTCATGTTGCGGCGGACTCTCCCCCAAAATTGCGGACCACCACACAGCGCGAGCTCGTGGATTTTTTCTCATTGTACAACTCACTCGCAAGCATCCGGCCAGCACGCCACCACCTACCCAGAGCGGCACCCACCACCAGATCCACAGGCATCTTAGAGCCATCCGCGCAGCTGTAAAGAaaggcaaaaccaaaaaaaaccgggacCTCCAATTAATAAGGGTCAATGTGGAGTTACACTTACGTTGACGTTTCGGTGGTATGAGCTTGATCGATCCGGGTCGCTCCACTGGGTCTTCCTTCGGCTTTTTCTCTGCTGATGGTGCTCCCGCCGCTAACGTTGCGTCCCGACCGGATATCGGTGTAGGTGAGCTGCGCTTTAGCGTACCGATCGCGGTTGATCCGATTGCAGTGGTGGAGGAGGTATTAGCTGACGAGGTTGCTGCTGGAGAAGTAGACGATGACGGTTTCTTCAAGCCTTTCCGCGATGGTGGCGGAGGTGCTTCCTCAATCAGACCGTGCGAGCGAAACTGAGAGTTGTAGGTTTTTACAGTCTTGGGTCGATTTTCCGGATTTCGGACTTCGATCGAGATCGAAGCTTTCTTGCTAGGAATGATGGCAGATTTGCTAGACTTTGTACAATTGCTGGCGCTAGTGTTCGTAGTGCTCGTTTCTGAACCACTATCGTTCGAGCCACCACCAGCTGCATCTTCACGCGAGTCCTTACGCGATAGTttggggggagagagagattgCGATTGGTTCTTCGAATCTCGAGATgatccgctgctgctgccaccacTTGTCGAGTGGCTGGATCTGTCTTTGGAGTCTCGATGTTTatcgctactgctgctgctcttggAGCTACTGCTGTTACCATTTGACTTGGACGTCGAAGACGAGGAGCTTTTGTgtttgctactgctactgctgctgctaccgtgGCGGTCTTTATCTTTACTGCGACTAGAGCTCGAGCTAACGcttctgctactactactactacttgaAGATTTGtgtttactgctgctgctgctgctgccggatGACTTGGAAGAGGATGATCGACTACTGCTACCCTTCCGATCCTTCTCCCTGTCCCGATGATCACGATGCGAGTGATGGTGTCGATCCTTCTCtttcgacgacgatgacgacgtatttctttccttgttactactactactagtaTCTATCCCATTCTGTACATCTACTGATTTTTTCGTATCCGAAACAATCGGCTCATCCTTGCCGGCTCTGACGGCAAACGTTGGTTCGTCGCTAGATTTGCCCGATTCGATGTTTACCAATACCTCCTCCTGATCTTCACCCTCAccatcatcctcctcctcaCCCTCAGCATTATCCTCCCCGTGGAAATAGCCAGTCAACTTGTTCGTGCCCGGTACATCACGTTCAATATTTCTGCTCGATTTAATCACCTTTGCCACAACttgctttccgtttttggTTGTAATCTTCAACACGAGTGACGTTTTCTTCGCCGTTTGCTGAACATCCCCCCCAACAGCcgcttggaatgtttttttaccCGTATCGACACTATCCCTGGTCTCGGTCGGGTTCTCCATTTCTTCCACCTCGCCATTGTTTACGGTATGCTGGTCTCCATAGCCGTTGTGCTGACTGTTATGATTACCCACCATTCCGTTAACCGGTTCGAccacgtgctgctgctgcttggaaGCATTTTGAATTCCTTCCGCGTGATACTGCTTTCCATCGACTGGCAGACCGGTTATCGATGGCAGTTCCGATTGTGTCAAAGGAACCATCGGGGAGGATTGTTTCGGTGCTTTCACTATATACAACCACTGTTCGACCAGCTTCGTTGCCAATACTTTCACACCTGTGTTCAAATAGAATGCAAAAACAGAAGTGAAAATACATATAAATACCATCCCAATTTTTTGCTATGGTCGTTTTTCTCCAAtcacacaccacaaacacgATTACGTTCATTTGAGATATTTCgttttggcaaacaaacacatacagacactatgataaattaaaatctATGCAAACATAGTGACATCACTTACTTTCGTGAGCACAATCGGTGGACAAGGATTTGACCAGTCGAGGCGTACTGTTTATTTTAAGCCTTTCCACATCCACCGGACAGCAGAGCAGCAACTCCATCAGCTCCTGGATAAGGGGCCAATTTTTCGTTCCGATTCCATCAGCCAGCCACGTGTGCACTAGTGACCAGCCGCCCGTATGCATGAATTGGCCCAGCAGCTCCGTTTCGGTACACTTCAGTATTTGTATGTAAATGGCTTTGGAGACCAATTTTTTCGAAAACTTGGCCATTAAACTGCACAAAGGGAGGAAACATACAAatcattacaaaaaaaggtaaacacacACTATCGTACAGAAAACTTTCCACTATTGCTGATATTAACACTTACTTGGCTAATCGTCTTACTTCTCCGGCGTTTCGTATGCCTCCGTTTGGTGCGAGCAGCACGCTCAGGCACACCAACAGTTTCATCGGATCGATGCGCGGCTGTTACAAATGGTACGAAAGAGCAAATGTTTAGAAAATGCGCTCTGTTCACATACGAACACACTACACTGTCCTGGgtaaattaatcaatttttacTCACCATCTTGAAGCCGTGGTCGGTTGATTGTTGTagtggattatttttttcttactatCAAAACTTTCTAATCGGATCGTTTTTGTATTTTAGCAAGAGCAAAAATATAACTTCCTTTTATTATTCATCTAAAATCACCTACTGTTGTGTATGCATCCGTTAATTTGAAATGTACGCTCTTTTAGGTCACATTCCTCATATGCATGTATGATCGCACTagtaatgtttctttttcatatACATGTAATTGCTGTAAAAATAGCATAAAAAACGATCGTTAATATTCACTGTTGCAagtatttcaacaaaaaataacactttGATTCACTCTGGTTCTTCAACACACAATCGACGATGTTCAAATTGAAACGAACAAAGTGGAAGCACTGTTGCCACAGCGCCATCTTGCGTCTTTTTATGAAACTAAATGAATGTACGTTTCTGAAGGGGCGCACGATGACGGCAAGCACATGATGACATTCGCGTTGAAGGGTAGCAATTTAAAGGGGCGTTTCCGCTAGCGCTACCGAATGGGGTGACGCGTGGCTCATTGCCCAACATCTATGGAGATAATGCGTAGTAACATTTCACCATCAATTTCAACCTTCCAGATTACATCCTAACGCCGTCTACAACTTTGTATTCGTACTAAACTTTCACTTTTAACAAACTTGGTCGCAAACCTAACTTATCCTACTCACTTATGGGTTTTGTTGCGGGAACGGTTGATGAAGATGGTGTGGCACGCGCAGGTGATGCCAGCAAATTATGATTGATTACGTTGAAAATAACTACGTGCATATATGCTCGGTCCCGTATGTAcgcactattttcattttaacgcTCTCGCACGTATTACAATGGCCTTGTCCTCGTGTACGTGTAGGCAACCTTCGCCATCGGCCAACATAGAAGGTAACCACTCTATCTCTCTATATGGGCAACAATTATATATTTGCTATTATGAATTTCTCTCGAAATAATGTCCTTTCGTTATCGAGCGTTTCAATGCACATAAAACAACCGTATGCCAGAGTCAATGGCGatttgttgcttccttttttttttgctttactttggAATCGATATCAGCCCCCAGCAACAGTCCTCGACGACGATTGCTTTATTCTCTTTTTCCTTTGCGTTTCGACAAGATGGCGGACACCGTCGTTCCAATTGTGTCCCCCTATACGATGAGTGCtgaaagcaaaatttaccctcCGTTTTCAGCGCGCTATTCCAAACAAAATAATCCTCTCCGCTGGCCGGATTACGACAAAAACGCACTCTCTTCGCGTAAGGACGATTATCGATCCTatcctttttccttctctacTTTGTGAATCAAgaaaaagtgttgaagaaCCAGAGATCACCGGAGCAACGAGAAAAACACGTCATGACTCACCGAGATTTGTACCCAAGGTGCCAGCAAATTTTCCACAGACAGTCGAACGAAGCATTTTTCCCAAGTAGATACGGGTAGCGTACATGAACGAAAGGTCATGGCAAGTGAAATTATTTGACAATTGggatacataaaaaataaaccgcTGAAAAATGCAGTTTCTAATTTAATAACATGaaagataattgaaatttcgaCAGGTTAGCAAAACAAGAATTATTTCGAAAAagtcgtaaaataaaaattcttttaactactttttaaaataaagttcAATGTTTACTCGACTAGAACGAGTTTTGGATacatttaaatatgtttttactGAAATACCGAAATATTCGCGAACCCTTTGCGAACATTCGTCCTATTTGGTTTGGGTCGATAATTTGGCAGGTTATTGAGTTTGCTCAGCAATTTTTGATGAATAAAATAGTTCTAAAGTTTATTCAAAGTTCATTTGACTTTTAAAATTCCGCTAAattgggaagattttttggaatctcccacaaaaaattgtttaaaaaaaacttagcgttcatttcaaatattttttttaatataaagtTCCAGCTATATTTGCGCACACGTGTAACTTGAGCTTCAGCCCTTCTTTTGTGGCAGGTGTTGTACATGTTCTTGTCTCCGAAACGAACGCGTACTGCTCTATCAACCTTGACAAAATGGCGTCCGATCCCTGCCTAAATTCACTGTCAAGCCATGATGTAATGACGCAGGAAAGTCAAAGCGCACCACAAGGTACAGCAAAGCAGAAAACAGTGACGCCTATaatcaaaatataaaattccCTACCCCGACAAAACGATACTTAAACATGTCCGTCGAATGCACTGGTAAGTTTTGACCCGTCGAGAGATAGACAGAGAGAGATGGTAGTAAAACTTTGCcgtgttttgattgttttgcagacataaacagcagcaaaaagctGCTTCTGTATCGTGACCTGTTTTGTCGAATATGTCTACAATACAGCAAGGGCGCATTGATCCCGATCGATGCAGAGATAAAGAAGACTACGCTGCTGGATATGTTCATTCAGCTCACCACGTTTGAGGTAAGTGGCGCACGAAGCTGCATGTGCTTGCGTTTTACGTTTAATGGCAACATGTTTTgcgcttttttctctttgcagCATGAACATAACGATGCGTTTCCAAGGTTTATGTGTGAACAGTGTGTGAGCAAGCTGACATTGGCGTACAGCATCCGCGAGGAGTTTATATCGCAAACCGAACTGCTGCTGAAGTTGGTTGTCCAGAAGCAGATCATCAAGTACTATGAACAGTTTCCGCTGGAGCAACGGGTGCCGACCAACGTGTCGAAGTCGAAAGTTGGCCAGGCAAAGCAAACGCCATCCAGCACGCCAGCAAACGAGTTAAAGGCAAGCGAAAAAATCATCGCAAAAATGGTAAGCACCAAGCGGAAGGTATTACTCCCAAACATAAAATCCGAGCAGTTGATCATCAAGGATGAACCCaaggtggaaaatgaaatggaagCACCAGGAGATGTTGTGGATGTAGAGAAATCTGCACCGCCACCGACGGCAGaggatttaaatttcaacgactttTCCAATGATTGGGATTCATCCAGCACAGGAACATCGATCGATGAGGAAGATTGGAGCTACAGTCTTAATCCGATTACGCCACAAAAATTGGCTGAACTTCAACCGGCCCGACCCTTCAGGCGCAAGTACCCGCATGCGGCGGGGCGCAAACGGGCGAAACAATCGCCCTCCGACTCGCAGCCGGAAgtgaaggaagagaaaaaggtAAGACACAATCAGTTTTCCACCACAACATGCTTCATCTGCGACACGAAGCATGACACGATCGAGCAGCGTGATGATCATTTCCGGCATCACATTCACATGTTGCCGTACGAATGCACGGAATGCATCGCCGATCCACCGCCGGAAGATTCACCGGTAAAAGAGGAACAGCCACCGGGCGTGAAATACATTGTGCTGCGAAGCGTTATCCAGCTAAACAGTCACCTGATGATGCATACGATGCCGTTCAAATGTGAACACTGTTACCGACGATTCTCGTCGGTGTATCTGCTTCATCACCACACGTGGAACTATCACGAACACTCCAAGGAAGGACTAACGTGCGAATGGTGTGGGAAGCGCTACTATACACGACGACCCTTCCAGGAGCACGTCCGCCGCCACAAGCAGGTCGTTGCGGAACGGTTCAAATGTGAAACGTGTGGCCGAACGTTCGGTTCGAATGCACTGCTCAGGCGTCACATTATGGTACACACTGGGGAACGAAATCACAAATGCACTTACTGTCCGAGACGATTTAGTAGGCGGTGCAATCTGCTTGACCATTTGCGCCTCCATACCGGTGAGCGGTGTCACAAATGTAGCGAATGTCCCCAAACGTTCAACACCAAATCATCGCTTGAGAAGCATCAGCGGAACTATCATGGTGACTATGCGTCCGTAATGCCGCCCAAGGGTGATCGAAATATTTACACACTTCAATCGGACGGTTCGCGCCTGTATCGTTGCAAAACGGTTGGATGTACTTTTACCAGCGTTTCCAGTACGATTATGACTCAGCACCGACTTCGACACAATAAGCCATGCATTTGTGAGGAATGTGGACAACGCTTTGTATCGCCAAAGTACGTTCGCAAGCACATAAATTTGATGCATTCGGGTAAACCGAGAAAACCGTACCAGCGGACAAGTGATACCGGTACGGAAGAAGCATCAAAGGAACCGAAGGAGGATAATATGGACGAATCGTCACTGGCCGAACTCAGTGCGGACGATTCATTGATACAGGAGGTGAAGCTTGACGAGGAGATGCAAacggaggaggaagaggaggagtgGCCTAAGGTGAAAGATAACATTATACGTACCGAGTGGAATGCGGGCGATTTGAACGTGGTGCGGGAGTATGTGGTTGAGTTTGTGGAGGATTCAAAAGAAATCGAAATTTAAAGATAATTGCaatgtaaaacaacaaaatattagATATTATACAGTGTGTTCGAGGATGAAGTTGGCAGGCAGAATTGTTGATTCTTCCAACAACAGATTAACAGGGAATTTCTGTCCCACTCACAACCTTTGCCATTAATCTCTACACTATATGATTGCAAGTTTAGCTGCACGACcaaaatctgtcaaatcccatagCAGATTGTACGACTGAGTAGTTACTTCAGCCTAAGTATACAGAGACCGAAAATGTAAACTTGGCCGGGACAATGGCCACGCCGTGGCCCATGTAGATAATACATACACGACTCCGTGGGTTGAATTCGATTGCTTCTCTTTGCTCTTTATTCGATAGCGATGGTTGTATACCCATTTTGTAAAAACAAatgagttaaaaataaatgtacatTTCATACGATTTAGCTACGATTGTACCGGTTTCCTTCACCGCGCCGATGCTCGTCCTTAAACTCATCCTTTGCCCGCTGACGCGCCAAATATTCCTCATCATCGCGCTCGACCAACTTCTCCTGCTCCTCATCTTCCCGATCCTGTTCGGCTGCATTGTCCATGTGCACCTTGTTCATTAGCGAGTTTTTGTTCACTTCCTTCATCTTTTCCGGATCGGGAAAAATTCCTTCCGCTACGCGTTGTTCGTAAAATTCCGCTACCGTCATCGTTGGCAGACTAGGATAGCCTATGCCGTATACTGCTTTCTGTACCGCATCACGCGTAATGATGATGGGTTTCAGTGGCTTTACTGGACGCTTTTTCGTGGCGTGACTCATAGCACCTTCCCCAAGCTCGTCCCCTTCTTCGTTCCTCTGTTTTGCGGACGCTACAAACAGAAGCATCTGCTTTTCCCGGTCAATACTTTCCAGCTCATCCTGCGACTCGATGATGGCCGATTTAAGCAGCGATAGGAAAAACTCACGCTTCGTTTCATCGTCAATTTTTGCCTCCGATTGTTCGACCACATACCGCAACTGTTTAATCTTTTCATCcagttctttcttttcttgaaATTTACGAATCTTTTCATTGCGCTGCGCTCCCATTTGTTGTAGTTCGCGTATTTTATCGCTCGATGCTACACCAGGCACTAGGGCCAGTTCGGCAAGTGCTGCATCACTGTCTCGGTCTGGCGTTTCGTACAGTCGGTAATTTTCACAACGCGATAGAAAATCCCTTCAGgcgaaaaatatgttaaagtTCGTTTATAAATGTGTTAACTATTGGATAAAGGTAAAAGAaatttacttaaaataaacttCAGCCACTTCCACCACTTCCGACCGGTTCACGTTGCACAGCCGCAGTGTCATGCTGCCAAGGAAGTAGGGTAGCAAAAAGTAGCGTAGATTTTCCGTTGGAACTTCTTCGTACGATTCGTTGGTGCTGAACATCCCCACCAGGCTCACGAGCCGTGTAGCATCTTCGAAAAGGCCAATTGCTTTCTTTACTGCTGCCTAAAAACGGATCAGGCAGGGATAAGCCAAGTGCCGGGAGAGAGCTAGAGAATCACTCAGCTGTTGAAGCTCACCTGAAATTCGGGTGCATTCGAagggatggttttgttttcatccaaGCGGTTCATTGCGCTGTATCCTTCGTCGAAAATTTCCGTCAGCTTGCGGTCAAGCGGTATTTCGTTCGTTGCTTCCGACATGCTGATGATTTCGTACTTTACAATTTCACCTCCAAACGCGAACCACAAACTAGTACAGCACGGAGATCGTAATCGTAATCGAAAGAATTTGTTTTGGTCTGGTAGATTCTCGCAAACCACGCACACACGGTTGTTACCTGAGGTGTGCTCttgttgtctgttttttttccaaagggCATGTAGACCAGGTAGTCTCAATGTAAAATGCCAGGTACTCACGGGAAATAACATTTTGGGATTATGATAGGAAGtgtgaaaataaatctttttttttattgagctGTACACTCGTAGGGCATTTAAATtgggaaatataaaaaagcagtCTATGAATCAACCTGGTCTCCATACtctatggttttttttttttggaattcgCTATACATCTTGTTCGTTTTCGAACGACAGCTTACCGGAGTGACAGTTAATTGCTTGTATACTTTTTAAAACAAGATGCAAGCTCAACCGGAGGGTAAAATTTTACGCTAATATCAGCAATGAGTTTTATTCGTTTGTTAATTAATCGTGctagtttaatttttagacGCCCACAATACATTCTGCCCTATGGAGTCCTACCCCACACCATCACAGAAAGTCATAGTACGGCGATTCTGTCGGCTGTGTATACGAGAACATCCGTTTCTGCTACCGTTCGATGCCGCATTAAAAGAAACCACAATCGCAAGTATGCTTGAGCGATTATTGGGCGCATTTAGGTTGGAACAAACGCCCAACTTGCCGGACGGTGTCTGTCCACGGTGTGTGACGAAGCTTGACTATGCGTACCACGTACAGGAAGAGTTTGTACGCAACGAGCATCGGTTGAGACACTTCCAGCAGGAGGGCAAACTGTTGTCGAAATTGTTTGAGTATCAAACTCAAATCGCTGTTACGAAGGAGAACTATACGGACCGTATGATCGAAGAGCACGGAAATGGCTTGCTAGCGGAAAGAATCGTGATTGATGGCAAGGATGACGCACCGAACATTCGTGAGGCCGAAACAACTGCTGCTACATTGTACAAAACTGTGGAACCTCCAGCCGACTGGACGGTGGTTGCTTGTGATTGTCCATCGAAACCAGCAACTAGTTCCAAAAGACGAACAGTACGTCCACCAAAGCGAACGCTGCACAACCGACGTTTGCTTCGACAGACAATTGCTGCTGCAAATCCAACCGATGTGATCGTAACTCCCATTGACCCTTGCAAATGTTACATCTGCAATGCCGTACTGGAAACAGAGGAAGCACAGCGAGACCATCTGGTGGAGCATGTGAACATGCTACCCCACACGTGCCCCGAATGCTCCCGAATGACCGATGAACAGGGCGAAGAAGCGAATGTTTCGCCCATAACCTCGCTGGCAATGTTACAGCGCCATTATCGGATGCATTCGTACCCACTCAAGTGTCCTCACTGTCCACAGCGATATCGGAAGCATTCATCAATTTACGCACACATTCGCTACCGGCACGAACTGTTTGATAATCCCGAAGGATACACGTGTGACATATGTGGCGTTACGATGCGTTATCGATCTTCGTTCCGCTACCACATGCGAATTCACTATCACGAACAGATGGGAACGTTTAAATGTCAGTACTGTGATCGCGTTTTTGGCACACGAGCCCGGCTAGAGCGTCACGAACGAGTACATACAGGCGAACGGCCGTACGCATGCCATCTCTGTccgaaaacattttcccattcCGGGCAACTAGCGACCCACATAGCGCGCCACAATAATGAACGTGGCCACCAGTGTATACAGTGTGGAAAAGCGTTCTTCAGCAAGGCCTTGTTGCGACAGCATCTAACATCACACGAAACGCACGAAACGCGAACCACTACGCACAAAATGCGACCACGGCCCTGTTTGTACGTTGGCTGTAAGCACGTGGCTCGAACGTATCAAGCGTACTATCTGCATCGCTTACGGCACGAAATGGCCCATCCGTGTGATGTGTGTGGTAAACGTTTTGCGCGCGATTGTGAGATGAGACGACATCGGCGTATCTACCACTCGGTGGACCATCCATTTAAATGTGAACAGTGCAGCAAATCGTTTCTTAGCTCGCAAAGCTACCGAGAGCACATGGATTCGCACGCCAATGTGCGCCGGTTTGAGTGTGATGTTTGTGACAAAAAGTTTGTACGGCGTCGCAATTTGGTCAGCCATCGGATGTCTCACAGCAACGTACGGCCGTACCGGTGTGAGGATTGTTATTTTGTGTCGTTTAAGTATAAGAGCGATTTAAATCGACACCGGAAAGATAAACATAAGCAGCAAGTGGAGCAGGAAGAAGATACGGTTACGCAAGAAGAGGATGGGGCCGGAGAGATTGTGCTGATGAATGAGGATATATTGGCCAGCGGGGATATTGAGCTAGACGGAACCTACGGTGAGGTAATCGAAACGGTGGAAGAATCTATCGTCGTTGAGCAGCCAATTGTGGGCTTCGGTATCGATGAGGTGACCAAGGAAGAATATATTATAGAATATATTAACCATGGGTGAATGAGAAGAGACAATGGTTGTATTGTGCCGCCGATCCTGTTCTACTGCATATCAGTGGCGGACTTAGCCTTTCGGTGGCCTGGAAGGGGAGTGGAAATCGGAGCAGCACCTCCATCACATTGAATTTTAGTTCGGTAAGTGTCCGAATGTTGCTATCATTGATctattttattcttatttatttaactcCAAGATGACGGTTCTTTGCTATACAgtctaacaggttggctgataagtccccggtctgacacatataatgcgccgctagtattaaatgcatattatttttatatagcaccaaccttcaaatgattcgtgtcaaaattttacgtctgtatgtcaattagtttgtgagacagagcgtcttttgtcaagcaacttttggttgcttgacgaacgaaaaaagaacgaagaagaaaaaagtgttgttccaccaagacaacgcaccgtgccacaagtcattgagaacgatggcaaaaattcatgaattgggctttgAATTGCTTctccacccaccgtattctccagatctggcccccagcgactttttcttgttctcagaccttaAAAGgctgctcgcagggaaaaaaattggctgcaatgaagaggtggtcgccgaaactgaggcctattttgaggcaaaaccgaaggagtactaccaaaatggtatcaaaaaattggaaggtcgttataatcgttgtatcggtcttgaagggaactatgttgaataataaaaacgaattttgacaaaaaaatgtgtttttctttgttagaccggggacttatcagccaacctgttacacTATATGTATATGTTGACTAattacaaatttcagaaatgcaTTTCCGCCTTAAATTTTACCTTACACGGGCATATGTGGTTCTATCATTGTTCTGATTAAGATAAAAAGCGTATCTAGACTGTGAAAACTGCTAGGCAAGGAGACTTAGACGTTATaaacaaatgataaaaaaaataagtttaaCAAAGGTCAGCTTAAGCTGCCTGTACTTTTGAACGATTGTTTAAAATCATTACATTTGCCGAGAAAAATATCTTCCGTTGGTGgttcgtttggttttgttacATGGAGGTAATTTGCGTGTACTCTAAAACATTGTTAAAGTGAGTGTAAAACTtgtacaaaattttttttagaatgtgtttaatttttctcgACCACTTATTAGAACATCAATTTTAGCGATCtctttcagtttttgttttattgtccaAAAACAAGTATTCGTACAGTTAAGTTATGTTTAGAATCTGTTTCGGATTTGTTTGGAAGATCTttgtataaaattttcaaagaaacaacaaacatatatttttattacagaaagaaaattattttctgacCCCTTTTTAATCTTAGATTTGCTACTCCTAgcctggtatgctctcctgcTAATTGAGATCAAAATT encodes the following:
- the LOC126564894 gene encoding immunoglobulin-binding protein 1, with product MSEATNEIPLDRKLTEIFDEGYSAMNRLDENKTIPSNAPEFQAAVKKAIGLFEDATRLVSLVGMFSTNESYEEVPTENLRYFLLPYFLGSMTLRLCNVNRSEVVEVAEVYFKDFLSRCENYRLYETPDRDSDAALAELALVPGVASSDKIRELQQMGAQRNEKIRKFQEKKELDEKIKQLRYVVEQSEAKIDDETKREFFLSLLKSAIIESQDELESIDREKQMLLFVASAKQRNEEGDELGEGAMSHATKKRPVKPLKPIIITRDAVQKAVYGIGYPSLPTMTVAEFYEQRVAEGIFPDPEKMKEVNKNSLMNKVHMDNAAEQDREDEEQEKLVERDDEEYLARQRAKDEFKDEHRRGEGNRYNRS
- the LOC126560576 gene encoding zinc finger protein 724-like, with amino-acid sequence MFIQLTTFEHEHNDAFPRFMCEQCVSKLTLAYSIREEFISQTELLLKLVVQKQIIKYYEQFPLEQRVPTNVSKSKVGQAKQTPSSTPANELKASEKIIAKMVSTKRKVLLPNIKSEQLIIKDEPKVENEMEAPGDVVDVEKSAPPPTAEDLNFNDFSNDWDSSSTGTSIDEEDWSYSLNPITPQKLAELQPARPFRRKYPHAAGRKRAKQSPSDSQPEVKEEKKVRHNQFSTTTCFICDTKHDTIEQRDDHFRHHIHMLPYECTECIADPPPEDSPVKEEQPPGVKYIVLRSVIQLNSHLMMHTMPFKCEHCYRRFSSVYLLHHHTWNYHEHSKEGLTCEWCGKRYYTRRPFQEHVRRHKQVVAERFKCETCGRTFGSNALLRRHIMVHTGERNHKCTYCPRRFSRRCNLLDHLRLHTGERCHKCSECPQTFNTKSSLEKHQRNYHGDYASVMPPKGDRNIYTLQSDGSRLYRCKTVGCTFTSVSSTIMTQHRLRHNKPCICEECGQRFVSPKYVRKHINLMHSGKPRKPYQRTSDTGTEEASKEPKEDNMDESSLAELSADDSLIQEVKLDEEMQTEEEEEEWPKVKDNIIRTEWNAGDLNVVREYVVEFVEDSKEIEI
- the LOC126563869 gene encoding serine/threonine-protein phosphatase 1 regulatory subunit 10 codes for the protein MPRIDPMKLLVCLSVLLAPNGGIRNAGEVRRLANLMAKFSKKLVSKAIYIQILKCTETELLGQFMHTGGWSLVHTWLADGIGTKNWPLIQELMELLLCCPVDVERLKINSTPRLVKSLSTDCAHESVKVLATKLVEQWLYIVKAPKQSSPMVPLTQSELPSITGLPVDGKQYHAEGIQNASKQQQHVVEPVNGMVGNHNSQHNGYGDQHTVNNGEVEEMENPTETRDSVDTGKKTFQAAVGGDVQQTAKKTSLVLKITTKNGKQVVAKVIKSSRNIERDVPGTNKLTGYFHGEDNAEGEEEDDGEGEDQEEVLVNIESGKSSDEPTFAVRAGKDEPIVSDTKKSVDVQNGIDTSSSSNKERNTSSSSSKEKDRHHHSHRDHRDREKDRKGSSSRSSSSKSSGSSSSSSKHKSSSSSSSSRSVSSSSSRSKDKDRHGSSSSSSSKHKSSSSSTSKSNGNSSSSKSSSSSDKHRDSKDRSSHSTSGGSSSGSSRDSKNQSQSLSPPKLSRKDSREDAAGGGSNDSGSETSTTNTSASNCTKSSKSAIIPSKKASISIEVRNPENRPKTVKTYNSQFRSHGLIEEAPPPPSRKGLKKPSSSTSPAATSSANTSSTTAIGSTAIGTLKRSSPTPISGRDATLAAGAPSAEKKPKEDPVERPGSIKLIPPKRQHALVESDMFMDALSATLRKDVKKRKRRTSGSESSNTSTTTVVASSSSSKPGEVTAGSKPSADTGTTAKTPGSPTKADDSATEVNTPTTPTSPKVPTIAPMSFYRDTLAEQEEENGAEPVSTDEVKNEDDKIESNDAEGKKIKTEETEEDDDEEPIVKKPKRVKCELNEDDEDENGSPTSTEKKTTTLKKKESSEAGDADEKTELIDAVMSEVEKKIAEEAEGEKKDGSVEKDDETPVDGKKPPGPGCGPDGPPGVLVIHRRKGPKKQLRWRVAEELEEVRYFELDVTERCNVTKSFTDMKQMERVDERQKFMLSRKVGSEDVMVERTAWRPLLVVDNVPPSPDGSQSLERNIQRQRERGCLQALYFNKHMIPDSPSEPDPADMYQTADPVHIPLEDVTGNPDSVNDFTSVPWPDPRSTPPHESGGFNSPFFPSDLPPAAGFGPGGFPPPFAPSAAATIGPGPWNMGPPGGAAGVVRSGGGVLPPGMFPLNQPPPGMGGGGSPNMLNLPMSMQPNVPPPGMFPGAAGNFNAPPPELSLMAGGGGPDMGGRRGPGQGGVDFRNGPPPQQQQWVTGNRSFGGGNNPSRGGNAGGGGFGNRGGGGGGNWNNRNNNGGNNGNRNGGGGDRGRMGDDGRGNFRGHWLQNNRGHNRGGGGRKW